caagggtggccgcacccctccccttggtctggtccgaattggactagggaaggggggcgccccttccttccttctctttttcccttcctcttttcctattccatatgggaggtggaatcctactaggactagggagtcctagtaggactccacacttggtgcgccccctcctagggccggcctcctcctcccttgctcctttatacacgggggcagggggcaccccagagacacaacaattgatccttgagatcttttagccgtgtgcggtgcccccctccaccaaattacacctcgataatatcattgcggagcttaggcgaagccctgcgtcggtagaacatcatcatcgtcaccacgccgtcgtgctgacgaaactctccctcaacactcggctggatcggagttcgagggacgtcatcgagctgaacgtgtgtagaactcggaggtgccgtgcgttcggtacttgatcggtcggatcgtgaagacgtacgactacatcaaccgcgttgtgataacgcttccgctgtcggtctacgagggtacgtggacaacactctcccctctcattgctatgcatcaccatgatcttgcgtgtgcgtaggaatttttttgaaattactacgttccccaacaagggatGCGGGCCTCCCTGACGTGATCAACAAAGCGTGGGCGTCCCTGGGTGTTATGGAGGATTTTGGTCAGGTGAGTACTGCTCTTCGAAATACTATGACTGCCCTACGGAGTTGGATTCAAAAGAAATTTGGTAATATTACCAAGGAAATTAACAAGACCAAATCAAGGCTAGAGGAACTAATGAATATGAATGCAGACCGTCAAGAAATTTGAGTTGTTTAGGATAAACTGAATGATTTACTATATAAAGAGTAGCTGATTTGGCTACAGAGATCGCGCATTACATGGTTGAAAGAGGGGGATAGAAATACAAGGTATTTTCAAAGCAAGGCAGTTTGGCGAGCTCAGAAAAATAGAATAAGTCAACTTCATGACGATGATGGTAATGTTCACACGGACCCTAAAGTTATGGGTGATTTAGTATCCTCTTATTTCAAGAATATTTTTGTTGTGGGTCCGAACCTTGACCCTAATCATGTTCTGGACTTGGTTCATTCAGTTATATCAAGTGATGACAATGCAAAACTTTGTATTGATTTCTCTGACCAGGAAATTCTAGATGTTGTATTCCAAATTGGTCCTTTAAAGGCTCCTAGTCCTGATGGTTTTCCTGCAAGATTTTTTCAACGGAATTGGGACACTCGGAAAGATGGAATTATCAGGGCAGTAAAAGAATTTTTCAGGACAAATGTGATGCCTGAAGGAGTTAATGAGACCTCCATTGTGCTTATCCCCAAAATTACAAATCCAAAGAAGGTCTCTGATTTTCGTCCCATTAGTCTGTGCAATGTTATTTACAAGGTGGTCTCTAGGTGCCTTGTGAATAGATTACGTCCTCTGTTGGATGATATCATCTCTCGAGAGCAGAGTGCTTTTATTTCTAGGAGAATGATTACGGATAATGCTCTGGTTGCTTTTGAATGTATACATTACATTAAACAGGAAAAAGATCCATCAAAGAGTTTTTGTGCCTATAAACTGGACCTGTCAAAGGCGTATGATAGGGTATACTGGAACTTCTTGAAGCAAATGATGCAAAAGTTGGGGTTTGCACATTGATGGGTTGACTGGATTATGACATGTGTCACATCGGTGCGGTACTCTGTTAATTTAAATGGGACCCCCTTGGATTCATTTGCATCGTCGCGTGGGCTACGGCAAGGTGATCCACTCTCCCCGTTCTTTTTTTGTTCGTTGCTGATGGCATGTCTGCAATCCTGAGGAATAGGGTGGATATAGAGAATAGTATGCCAGTCAAAATTTGCAGAAGGGTGCCAGGTATATCACAACTTTTATTTGCAGATGATACACTTTTATTTTTTAAGGCATCGCGTGAGCAGGCGGAACGGGTGAAGTCTTGTCTTGATCTATATGCTTCGGCAACGAGACAGTCTCTAAATTATAATAAATGTTCTATTTTGTTTGGCGAAAGTTGTCCAATGGTTGATCAACAGGAGGTGAGAGATGCTCTCAATATTCCCAATAGTGGTTTTGAGGAGAAGTATTTGGGGCTGCCAACCCCGGATGGACGTATGTCAAAGGGAAAGTTTCAGAATTTGCAGGCCCAACTTTTGAAAAGGTTAATTCAGTAGGGAGATGGCCATTTGGCACAACCTAGAAGAGAAGTACTAATTAAGTCAGTTGCACAGGCGTTGCCCACATATATCATGGGTGTATTTAAGCTTCCTTTTTTTTGTCTGCGATGATCTAACCAATATGGTTCGGAATTTCTATTGGGGAGCTTCTAAAGGAAAGAGAAAGGTACACTGGAGGGCATGGTCAAAGTTACAACAACCAAAGTGTAAGGGAGGTGTTGGTTTTCGTGACTTTCGTATATTTAATCAAGCACTTTTAGCTCATCAGGCGTGGAGATTAATTACAAAGCCAGATAGTTTgtgtgctaaacttttgaaagcaCGCTATTACCAAAATGCGAAGTTGGAGGATACTATTTTTTCCAGGAATGCATCCTCCTCTTGGACAGCGATATCTCATGGCCTAGACCTGCTTAAGAAAGGGCTGATATGGAGGGTTGGTAATGGACAGAGTGTCCGTATATGGCGTGACAATTGGATTCCAAGGCCCTTTTCCTTCAAGCCAATTTCAGCTCAAGGTAGATGTCGTATAAGGTATGTCTCACAGCCCCTAAATGTCAATGGTTCATGGAATGTTGAACTTCTACAGACGATATTCTTGCCATGTGATGTTTTGAAAATAAGTGCATCGCCGAGGCAGGGAGATGATGTGTTGGCTTGGGGCCAGGCAAACTTTGTACATTTTCAGTTAAGtctgcatatgacatggcttttgaGGAGTCGTGCAGGGCGACTGCCCAAGCATCGAGTTGTGCGTCGGATGGACGACGAGCTTGCTGGAAGCTAATATGGACACTTGAAGTCTCTTCGAACGACTAGTATTGTTCATATCAAGCGTGGTCAAAATTTAGTTAGTGATTTTTAGCTAGTTTTGCTAGAACTGAGAGTAGAACTGTTGTTTGGTTGGGATCAGGACCCCAAGAGGTCATCGATTTATGTAAGCAGGATTGTACGTCTGATGCTTGAGTATTATAAGTTTATCTGGAAAAAAAACATATACACACCCGTGCACGCATGCACACAAGACACAAAATCAGGTACGTACACACACCCGCAATGTTTTTTAGGAGTACTCCGCTAATTGATCGATATACAGCCTTTGTACGTGGAGTAGCTTCGGCCTAGTATTTCCAGGCCATACAAAAAATCGACTGCAACAGAATAAAGTTTCAGGTGACTGAAGAATAGCAAAAGCGATGGAAGTTTGGGAATACATGACACAATCCTGACCTTCCTATTATCACGAGATGTACAGGGGGAAACAATCCCAATTACAATCCTTCTTCATAATGGCCTGATTACACTAATTGCGACAGGCCCAAAGTATGGTAAGGGGTAACAGAATATCCTTGATATTTTGTTGCCTAACATATGCCACCACTGTGCGCCCAATGCCAGTCTCGAATACTCACCGGCGGGCCGGCCTATAAAACATGGCCCGGCTCATCCCCTCGCTACAAGGCAAAGGTTTGAGGTTTCCACATTTCCCCTGGTGAGGAGAAGCAAATCGGCAGAGAGCGAAGCAAACCGGCGGTTCCTAGCCCCTCGCGATGGCCGGCAAAGCTCGGGTGCTCATGTGCGCGGCGCTCGTCGTCCTCCTGCTCCTTGTCGAGGTGATCACCTGATCCATGGCGCTAGACTCTTCCAGAGTACATGCTTGCTATATATGGTTGCCTAGCTAAACTCTGCCCTGTTCATTTTCCTCTTCCGCAGACCACCGCTCCGAGTGGACAAGCTCACGCCGTCGGTAAGCACACGCGCAAGCATGGGATTCATCTGCTAATCCGGCCGAGTTGATCGATCGGCACCAGACGACTCATATATCTCTCCGTCTAACTCTTACAACGATTTGCAGATTGCGGCAGCGCGTGCTCGTACCGGTGCAGCAAGTCGAGCCGGCCGAATCTGTGCAACAGGGCGTGCAACACGTGCTGCCGGCGATGCGACTGCGTGCCGCCCGGCACCGCCGGCAACGAGGAAGTCTgcccctgctacgccaacatgaccACGCACAACGGCCGCCACAAGTGCCCGTGATCCAACCCATCTCATCTGCACGGTCGATCGACGACAATAATATCCCATCAAGCTAGCTACGATCAACGACAACTATAGACTACGAGAGGCACGATCGATATGATATCATGTACTCAAACTAGTGCTGCTACCTAGTACTATATATGTACCTTGTGCTCATCCATTCGTGATCGAACCATCGTATAAAGCATATGTTTGCTGTCTCATTCTCACTCACGCATTCGTAATTGCCGTGAATTGAGCTACTAAAATTACTGGTGCGTATGTTCATATGTGCACGTGTGTATGTGCGCGATTATGTATGCGATCAACCGTATATGGAGGACCCTGATGGGTGCTACACATGATAACTCCGAACGTATTTTATAGTAAGTTTAGTGACGCGAGCATGACAACTTTACTTGTCAAGCCTGACAACTTTCTTTTTCAATGTCAAGTTTCATTTTTTTtgggtttgttttttctttttgaatGACAATTTTAGTTGTAGAAAATGTCATTGTCAATGCTTTGTGTCACACGTGATACTTATCATTTGGGTATATTAACCGGTGTTGCTTCTGTGGTCTTTTTTTTTGATATATCTGCAGGTGCAGGGAGACTCCTGCTAGGTGGCAAAGTAGCAATATAGCTATGGCACGACTgaaaatccatctctgcacccgagctcatctgcacctgccctgatgaaaaaaatcaaaacaaatactagaaaaattcaaaaaatcccaaaaaaatgTGCtttagacaatttgatgcgtgaggtccgtttcaattttcaaatcatttggacatctaaGGATCTCTCAGCAAAAAAGATAAATTGGGGGTCTGTAAAAATATTTACTGGTCATTTACTGTTTTGGCctgatttgttttttttttgtgagagctgctcagatgtctaAATGACTTGAAATTTGAAGCGGGCCTCACCCATCAAATTGTCTATcgcataaaaaaattgaatttttttgaattgttttcgaATTTTTACGATTTTTTCTAACCGGGTGCAAATGAGCATCGGCACCAAAACGTCCTACTTGGCACGACGTACATACGTGAACTTGCTGTCGTGCGTACGTGTACGCTCGCGGCGTTTCTGGCGACAAATTACGGGCACGGCCTACGAGGACGAGGGAGAGAAGCTTTAGCTCGTAGCCGGCCAACACGGGCACCTTGTATCGTTGCTCCACGTGATAGAAAATGGCAGCACTGGCTACTGGCGCATGAGAGCTAGCTACAGTTGCACACGGGTGCATGAACATTCGTGGCAAAATGCCAAAATTCCAGCTGCATGCAAACAGGACGTTTGGCGCCTTCAAATGGGTTTACTAGGCAGAGCATTTCATGGAACTCATCATACTGTTGTCCATGCCAATGCCCATGGAAAGAATCATGCTCAACTTTGCGTGAGCTGAAAAAAGAAACAGTCACCTACAATGCGGGTGCTTAGCCCGGGGCGCTAGGGATTAAATCCCGGCCGTTTTGGTAGTTTTTTCCTTTGTTCGTGGCTATTTTGAAGGCATCGACGCACAAGGTGGGCGCTTCACACAAACACATACAAAATGCAGCTGCCGGCGCCAGCCGCTTCTGTATGTTGATAATGATATGCTCACCGCCCAAGCGTTGGAGATGATTAAAGGCCCAGGATATACAGGTTATTAAAAGGTTAAATGCCCTGGTGGACGTACCCCTTCGCCTCTCTCGTGAGTGCCCATGCAACTAGGCTTTCTCCTCACCCTGTCGGCGCCATCGGCGGTCCTTCTTGTCTCCGATGGCCTTAGGACATCTCCAACAGCAACCCATAAAAAACCTCCCGCATTCGTCTGACGGGGGGACCAATCCGCGGATACGGATGTGGGAGGCAGCCATCCAACGCTaaccgcatacatttcaaaccgcATTTTAACTAACCAGACAAAATTAATTCAAATCGGCCGATATTCATGAAAATTCAGAgagaaaatagcacaaatcatccacACATAGCATGTaaattaagtctagtacaacaatgtCTCAAATTCGATCAGATCCTGGATGTCCAACAAGTTTTCCAGGAACGGATCATGTCCTCCCACACATACTTCAGCTTCAGCTTCATCCAGCAGTGTGTACATGTAAATGGTTGTCCCGCTGACCTGTGGTACACCACGGCGGCGTGTGCGGGCTACATATAATGTGTAGACCAATATTGAGTGAATAAATCAATCGACAAGTTGAGCAAGAGGAAGGAAAACTTACGATCTCGTCCTCTACCTTGCCTCGAGCTGACGAACCACGTTGCAAAATTTGATGACGCTGATTTGGATAGCGTGCCAGCGAAACGATAACGACCTCATGTTGCGTGGTTGAATGATGTACATGTCCTAGGGCGCTTTCGTCGTGAAACTTTTCATGCACTTGCTCCCAGAAGGGCTCTCCTCTGCTCCTGCCAATGAAATCTGCGGATACGACCAgccacgcatcgcacaacaactcatcctccatggtcgagCATATCACCATCCTTCGTACTCTAAATAACGACATAGcatttgaaaataagctcaatgacATTTGACTGAGCACCTGCCGggcgtggtgtccgccatggagGTCGTCGACAAGGGGCAGAGTGTACATGGGTACAAACGGCTCCAGGGCTGAAAGCTCCGTTGGAACGGCGAGCGGGCGCGTCGTTGCTGGTTGCGGACGTCCGGCAATGCCTCCGTGGTGGCCGGAGACGAACAacagcggcggcggaggtggagggTGCGGATGCAAAGCAAGGAGGAGAAGGGGCGGAATGGAAGGAAATGGGACCGGGAAGGGGGATTGGGTGGGCATGGGGTGTCAAAGTCCTACGTTTCGGGTGTCCGGACTCCCACAAACCTCCCACACTTTTGTCTTCAATTTGCCGGTGAAATCGCGTCTGGGCCGCCCCACGGAACGATACAGGCCGGCGTTAGATGGCTTCTGCGGTCCGGACAGAGCGGTCGGGACGGTTGCGGGAGGTTTACgggtccgccttggagatgcccttaaggGCATGGAGGCGCAGTGGACCTTGGCCCTTGCCGGTGGGAAGGTTTCAGCTCTGTTTTTAGGTGTATTTATTAGGTCAATTAGAGTTTGTGCCCTACTCAAGAAAGCGAGGCGGCGGCAGCTTAAAGATGGAACAAGGTCCTCTCCGTCTAGCCTCCGTCCCAATGGTGCGTCTAGCGTCATCGGAGGGTGTTCTGAGGTGTTTCTCCGGTGGATCTTGCGGGATTTAGTCGGTGTTGGTCTTCGGTGGATCTCCGTGTGGATCTAATCTTCGTTTGTGTGTCTTCATATTGGATTCTTttgatctacgcttctcttcatcgagGAGGTCGATGTTCTGGTGTGGTGGTGTTGTAGGGCTTTAGCACAACGACTTTtcgattgtctactacaacaagttttgtccgGGTTTGGTGAGGGAGAGATGATGATGGCAGCTTGCCTTCGACTCGCTAGTACTTGTCATCGCTAGGTGCTTTATGGACCTgaatatattttttattatttctagtgtttttTATACTGCTATGACATATaatgaatagatcaaaagtttttcATAAAGAAAGGTATCCTTCCATGTCTAGGTAAGTGATTCTTTGTCCGTGGACATTTGTCGTGGTCAGGAAAAACGACCTAGTTTTGTTTGGCTTCATTTCACTTAATTCTAAAGCAAGTACTCATATCGACAGCTCGAAAGTGGTATGTTTTGTGCCTTCTTCATACATGAGTTGGACCTTCAATGCAGCTAAAGGTTGGCGCCTCGGAGTCCTTCGATCACATTTGCCTGAAAGATGAATAAAAAGAACATCTAGGGGACCCTGCTTGTTGCCCTCCCAGTTTCTGCTATGAAGGATCTTATCTTTGTTGCTGTTTTAGGGTTTGCTTATATTTTCCATGTGTTGGTACTTCTTCTATATTGTGGCTGTAATGGAGTCTCAGTGGTTATCCAGAATCATTCTACTTTTGGTTCTGCTCTTGATGTGATGATGTGGTTGGTTTCTATGTCAGAAGAGGGTTGTGTCCTTACTCTTTTAGCTCTTGGCTTCTGTTGATCTTAGATCTTCATGAAGCTCTAGCTCGATGCTTGTTAGTGTTGGGTTCCTTTTAGTTTGACTGTGAACTTCTAATGATTCCTATTAATGAAAATCGGAGGGAAACCTTTTTACTAAATAAAAAAACGAGTTGGACCTTGTGACTTCGTGTATAAGGGCAGAGACAGGACAAAGAATTTGTGGCATGCAAGTGCAAGGGCACCGAGCCCCTCGCACATGCTTTTTTTTTCTGGCTTCCATTTTTTAACCTTTCATAAATTTTGAACGAAAAGTTCAAATTAAGTTATCTTTTTATATTCATGTTTCTCGTGATAAGAGCTTCAAATAAGATCATTTAGAATACGCTTTGACGAGTTTTGAAACTTAGTACGAGCGACCGATAAAATCCAAAAACACAACTTTAGTAACCGCGGCCGACAAAGAACGCTTAAAGTTTCTACTCTGAAACTTGACACGAGCAACTGAGAAAATCGTAAGTTTAGAAATGCAAAATTGTAAGTTTCAAAGAGTAAATGTTAATACTTACTGTATCCTTTTGCAGGATCCAACTATTTTGCGGATCGCAGGGTGGACAGGTGTGTGCCCTTTCCGCATAGACAGGTACGATTACTAACCCTCGCTAGTAGTATTCACGGCCTGTTAATACGCTCTTTCATAAGCACAACTGAACTACCGGCAACAGAACCAGAGGCCCATCCACAAAAGCAGGTGATCAACTCATCGGACAGCTCTGCTAAGAAGGCCAATAAGTAGAAGAGAACGAGAGAGAGAAAATGCCCATACCGTTCATTCCTCTGAATCGAAGGAATTGATCAACAGCTCAACATGTTGATTACGAAATTATTGGCGCCAACGACTGATCATCTGAGCCGGCTGCCGAACACACGATGATATTCAGCTGTCTTGGTGCTGGCCAAAACAGGGGCAAGTGCTCTGCCGGCCAACACCAGTACATGCCATGCCACACCGCTTGTAGTGTGCATGATCAGCAAAGTTGGCAGGCACGCATGCCTGCATTTGACACCGTATGTCCAGCTAACTGGCCACTTGGCCAGCGCTGCTTGCTGCCGGGTCGTTGCCTTGATATGAGTTGGTCCAGCACAACTTGACATTAGGCAGTGACGGCAGGAGAGGAGGTACAGGGAATGTGAAAATGAACAAATCTGGCCCTTATCTGAAACTTCAACACAGAATGACCCCAATCTGAAAATATTTCATGAAATGGCCCTCTTTTGCATGACGCCCGGGGCTAGGGCGCCATGTTAGCGACATGTAGCATGGCGCCCCGGCCTAGGGCACCATGCCAAATAGCATGACGCCCTAGCCCGGGGCGTCATGCAAAAGGGGCCATTTCGTGAATTTTTTTCAGATTGGGGCCATTTTGTGTTGAAGTTTCAGATAAGGGCCAGTTTTGTTCATTCTCACTACAGGGAATATGTGGCATATGTAGCTGTGCATGATGCGGGCAACCTCCGCAAACAACATCTTCTGAACGGTGTGCATGGAGTTTGTGTTGGTAGTTACTACCTTGTCTCATAATGTAAAACGTTTTTGCAACGCTAAAAACATCTTCTATTATAGGACGAAGGGAGTAGATCAGACGGTGGTTCACGGCGGTAGTTATGTGACGTGTTGTAACGATTTACATTTCGTTTTTGCCGTTGAACTGGACTATGGTCTCtgttaaaaaaagagagagaaaaatctTGGCCTCTCTGCATGTCCTATTAtatacttagagcatctccagccgttggccccttcaggaggcataaaaatcaccgcctgggggcgagccggcggtaTAATCGGCTATGGGGGCGGTTGGGCACCCagccgtcgcccccaggcgccAATATCGGCCCATTTCTGGCCACTTTTCAGCCCACTTTCGGCGAAAAAAGACCCGATATCGGCGCgaatcggcccatattcggcgtggttcggtGTGAATTCTCAAAATAAGtaattttttatcacatagttcatcacagaaaatcaataaaaatcaaatagttcaatacaaattatatagttgaacaaataaaaactcatatttcatcacacgtcgagctagacgccgcccttgatcctccataggtgctccaccagatcctgctacagttgttgatgcacatgtgggtctcggatctcctgacgcatattgaggtaggcagtcctggttgccggtagctggtgatcaacttgggcaagaggaccctgcctgtaatatggtttGTGAGATGGCGGAAACGTCTTACCCGATGTGGGCGATGTGTACGTTTTAATATAGCAGGGGCACACCTCCCTGTACAGCGCATACAAGTTGTTGGAGATTACATCTTGGAGAGGAAGAAAGATAACTAGATAGAGATAAACCCTAACAACCTAGTCTATCTTAACAGGACTCCTAACAACCTACGCATAACAATATGGTGCGGCAGATGATGCGTGTTTGACACACACCccccccttaatcacaacttcatcaagttgagattatgtttAAAATTCCCAAAGCTTCTCACAGGCAAAGCCTTTGTAAATCCATCTGCAAGCTGATCTTTGGAGTGAACAAAGCGAATATCAAGTTGCTTTTGAGCAACTCTCTctcgaacaaagtgaaaatctatctcaATATGTTTTGTCCTTGCATGAAAAACTGGATTGGCAGACAGATAAGttgcaccaagattatcacaccacagACATGGAGCTGGTGTGTTCCTTATGCCCAGTT
This DNA window, taken from Triticum aestivum cultivar Chinese Spring chromosome 1D, IWGSC CS RefSeq v2.1, whole genome shotgun sequence, encodes the following:
- the LOC123170188 gene encoding cypmaclein, whose amino-acid sequence is MAGKARVLMCAALVVLLLLVETTAPSGQAHAVDCGSACSYRCSKSSRPNLCNRACNTCCRRCDCVPPGTAGNEEVCPCYANMTTHNGRHKCP